Proteins from one Cryptomeria japonica chromosome 4, Sugi_1.0, whole genome shotgun sequence genomic window:
- the LOC131874960 gene encoding WUSCHEL-related homeobox 9-like, which yields MTSNRHWPNLFKSKPSTSQHQWHHMTTSSNISGPNLSSNEGSSSREEEREREKEKEKERNPDPKLGWNPKPEQIRILESIFNSGMVNPTREERQKIRMQLEEYGQVGDASVFYWFHNRKSRTKQKQRHLQASAEKSSKSSATGQSCFDQYGVTLPNNNTSSFIGELPSSLLPCSASFPMQYLGYQHTEGINTAQYLNMEVAQMWNEGTSCTGNIHGMSNIPQNQQAYSSFLHNEGQAYPPYVDHHAAAETFKPHQNLLSPPLNDSTIIHSGAESRVSSSNASSFTVFINYIPIDVPIGSINLKALFGPNAVLFHSYG from the exons ATGACTTCCAACAGGCATTGGCCAAATCTCTTCAAATCGAAGCCCTCAACTTCTCAACATCAATGGCATCATATGACCACCTCTTCAAACATCTCCGGCCCAAACTTGTCCTCCAATGAAG GATCATCGTCacgggaggaagagagagagagggagaaggagaaggagaaagagaggaACCCAGACCCAAAACTCGGATGGAATCCTAAGCCAGAACAGATTCGAATTCTGGAGAGCATATTCAATTCTGGTATGGTGAATCCTACGAGAGAAGAGAGACAGAAGATCAGGATGCAACTTGAAGAATATGGCCAAGTGGGAGATGCCAGTGTTTTCTACTGGTTTCACAACAGAAAATCCCGAACCAAGCAAAAACAACGCCATCTTCAGGCTTCTGCTGAAAAATCCTCTAAATCCTCTGCCACTGGGCAAAGCTGTTTTGACCAATATGGTGTTACCCTTCCCAATAACAATACAAGCTCTTTCATTGGAGAACTGCCTTCCTCTCTGCTGCCTTGTTCTGCATCATTTCCAATGCAGTACTTGGGTTATCAGCACACTGAGGGAATTAATACTGCGCAATACCTCAACATGGAAGTAGCACAAATGTGGAATGAAGGTACATCATGTACTGGCAATATTCATGGAATGTCCAATATACCTCAGAATCAACAGGCCTATTCTTCATTTCTACACAATGAAGGACAAGCTTATCCTCCATATGTGGATCACCATGCAGCAGCTGAGACCTTTAAACCCCACCAAAATCTCTTATCACCGCCTCTGAATGACAGCACTATTATTCATTCAGGCGCCG AATCAAGAGTGAGCAGCTCGAATGCTTCTTCATTCACCGTTTTTATCAATTATATTCCAATCGATGTTCCAATAGGTTCTATCAATTTGAAGGCCCTCTTCGGTCCAAATGCTGTTCTGTTTCATTCCTACGGCTAA
- the LOC131874961 gene encoding uncharacterized protein LOC131874961: MDWSQATIPIGKRQVLLQLEPKSKFTVFPTDDPKAKILYQECNFGNYMILSDNGVIAAAHQSQRANELWGMEFDGSCSTSGSGAGVVLIPPSGKPIPFSFKLQFMNTNNTAEYEALLLGLSKAKKLGIRLLQIKGDAELIVKQVKGLFSVKNERFWHYRNRVWDEIEGFDAFFIEAIPREQNSKADSLAVSASLLVPHS, from the coding sequence atggattgGTCCCAAGCCACCATTCCTATTGGGAAAAGACAAGTTCTTTTGCAACTAGAACCAAAGTCTAAATTTACTGTTTTCCCAACGGATGATCCTAAAGCAAAAATTTTGTATCAAGAATGTAATTTTGGCAACTATATGATTTTGTCTGACAATGGGGTCATAGCTGCAGCTCATCAATCACAAAGAGCCAATGAACTTTGGGGTATGGAGTTTGATGGCAGTTGTTCAACATCTGGTTCAGGGGCAGGGGTTGTTTTAATTCCTCCTTCTGGAAAGCCCATTCCATTTTCCTTTAAGTTACAATTTATGAATACAAATAATACAGCCGAGTATGAAGCTTTGTTGTTAGGACTGTCTAAAGCAAAGAAATTGGGAATAAGGCTGCTACAAATTAAAGGGGACGCAGAGTTGATTGTGAAGCAAGTCAAGGGGTTATTTAGTgtcaagaatgagagattttggcaTTACAGGAATAGAGTATGGGATGAAATTGAAGGGTTTGATGCATTCTTTATTGAAGCTATTCCTAGAGAGCAAAATTCTAAAGCTGATTCTTTAGCAGTATCAGCTTCCCTTCTGGTTCCACATTCATAA